The sequence tttattgtaaacgaagttattttgaaaacaagaagacgaagattgtgtttcaaatcaatctaatgcaagatcaatgtgcttcgtttaataagcttttacaacactatcgattccgcactaaataattttgtgctcacccatgcagacattagttttatcacttcgcgttctccaacactacactataaaaaaaatacacgagaGGGCCGTGTGTTTTACACATGAATTTGCGCATGTTGTCAAAGCAAATCAATTTCACGTGTAAAACATATGACATCGCTCACCCGAAATTCATCATTTGTTTATAAACAAACCACAAGGTATTAACGTGTAAAGCAAATAGAATTCGGTTGCTTGACTTGACATATTCACTTGTTTAATATATGACATCGAAGTATAATCGTGTTGAATTTCATTTGTAATAACGAGTGAATTTTGTGTTTCTTCCATAtttaaataatgatgataattgcATAATCGTCCGGAGTCCGATTTCCGTCATCGGATCGAATTCCATTTccagaaacatatttttgctataACTTCAACGAATCAACAGTTGAAGTATAGGAAAGCATCTTTCGTTGGTTTTCGAACCTCTGACGGAAATCGCATTCCGAACCTATAAAATAAAATGAGATCAAGTTGATAAAAATTGCAGCCGAAGCGGGAGAttgtatttattatatttaaaaactgAATTCCATAAAACACCATTACTAGCTGCGGTCGAAGAGTTTGTTCACGAGCAGGTAAGTGCTTTAATCTTCTGACATCTGCAATCGATGAATCAGGTTCTTATCCACACAGATAACCAACAAGTTCAAATTCCATTTAAAAGAATTGGTGTCGATGAACGTGATCGCTTCGGTGCTGATGCCTACCAGCGGGAAACCGTCACGAAGTACGTACATCGTAAAGGGTAGTCGGAAGAAGCTGGTATTGAGGATTAatccaccgacgaaccgacgtgtcaccccatagaaaataattcaaatttgctgcccacgacgccatgatgaaaaatcatcgaacactaccgccacccctataatggctcgcgaagttttcgtggctcagccaccaacctacgtgtattaacattgcagcggagttgtgtctcagctcatttgacaggagcgatcgcccgctaaagcgaatgaccgttaaaaagcgtgggacaatcagagagcgccagtgacacgtcggttcgtcggtgattCATCTTCGGCGTATCAGTAAATATCATGTCATCCTCTTTATTGATACCCCGCAGAAGCAGGAAGGGAACATGCAATACATAAAAAAAGTACCAAGTTAGTATTAATTTCAAACCCAAAGGAAATCGCATTCCGGATGCAtcaattgaaataaattattaattGGAAAACCAAAAAATGGACTTTTTTCTCGTTCACTTACAATGCCAAACGATTTTCAACTA comes from Armigeres subalbatus isolate Guangzhou_Male chromosome 2, GZ_Asu_2, whole genome shotgun sequence and encodes:
- the LOC134214081 gene encoding uncharacterized protein LOC134214081 isoform X1; translation: MTSLTRNSSFVYKQTTSRSGRLYLLYLKTEFHKTPLLAAVEEFVHEQITNKFKFHLKELVSMNVIASVLMPTSGKPSRSTYIVKGSRKKLVLRINPPTNRRVTP
- the LOC134214081 gene encoding uncharacterized protein LOC134214081 isoform X3, whose amino-acid sequence is MTSNRSGRLYLLYLKTEFHKTPLLAAVEEFVHEQITNKFKFHLKELVSMNVIASVLMPTSGKPSRSTYIVKGSRKKLVLRINPPTNRRVTP
- the LOC134214081 gene encoding uncharacterized protein LOC134214081 isoform X2; translation: MTSKYNRVEFHFRSGRLYLLYLKTEFHKTPLLAAVEEFVHEQITNKFKFHLKELVSMNVIASVLMPTSGKPSRSTYIVKGSRKKLVLRINPPTNRRVTP